Proteins encoded by one window of Corynebacterium amycolatum:
- the pstB gene encoding phosphate ABC transporter ATP-binding protein PstB, which translates to MAKRLDLNDVNIYYGDFHAVQNVDLHVPPRSVTAFIGPSGCGKSTVLRSLNRMHEVIPGAYVTGEVLLDGENIYGPKIDPVSVRNTIGMVFQRPNPFPTMSIEDNVVAGLKLAGVKNKAHLQEVAEKSLRGANLWDEVKDRLDKPGGGLSGGQQQRLCIARAIAVEPEVLLMDEPCSALDPISTLAIEDLIHELKEEFTIVIVTHNMQQAARVSDQTAFFSLEATGKPGRLVEVGPTKKIFENPDKKETEDYISGRFG; encoded by the coding sequence ATGGCTAAGCGCCTAGACCTTAACGATGTCAACATCTACTACGGCGATTTCCACGCTGTGCAGAACGTCGACCTGCACGTCCCGCCGCGTTCCGTTACCGCATTCATTGGCCCGTCCGGCTGTGGTAAGTCCACCGTGCTCCGTTCGCTGAACCGTATGCACGAGGTCATCCCGGGTGCCTACGTCACTGGCGAGGTGCTTCTCGACGGCGAAAACATCTATGGCCCGAAGATCGACCCGGTCTCCGTTCGTAACACCATCGGTATGGTGTTCCAGCGTCCGAACCCGTTCCCGACCATGTCCATCGAGGACAATGTCGTGGCTGGTCTGAAGTTGGCCGGTGTTAAGAACAAGGCTCATCTCCAGGAGGTTGCCGAGAAGTCCCTGCGCGGCGCCAACCTCTGGGATGAGGTCAAGGACCGCCTGGACAAGCCGGGCGGCGGCCTCTCCGGTGGTCAGCAGCAGCGTCTGTGCATCGCACGCGCAATTGCAGTTGAGCCGGAAGTTCTGCTGATGGACGAGCCGTGTTCCGCACTGGACCCGATTTCCACCCTGGCAATCGAGGACCTGATTCACGAGCTGAAGGAAGAATTCACCATCGTCATCGTGACCCACAACATGCAGCAGGCAGCTCGTGTGTCCGATCAGACCGCATTCTTCTCCCTCGAGGCAACCGGTAAGCCGGGTCGCCTGGTCGAGGTTGGCCCGACCAAGAAGATCTTCGAGAATCCGGACAAGAAGGAAACCGAGGACTACATCTCCGGTCGCTTCGGCTAA
- the phoU gene encoding phosphate signaling complex protein PhoU has product MERMRTVYREQMDNLAHSLIVMCDRVGSMHKLANKALFEADLVSAETVLSQIDSLEDLRQDAEQRAFELLAREAPVAGDLRQIVSGLYIVEDISRMGALSVHIANVARRRHPNKALPEPVEGFFREMAAVSEQMTHETRQVLIDYNVDQALALDKTDDSIDDIHQHLFTLTNDDNWPHTPAQTVDVTLLSRFYERYADHAVEVAARIVYLATGYKRDVYLDKLEDERDQRSFNQRLQALERHLRM; this is encoded by the coding sequence ATGGAACGCATGCGCACTGTCTACCGAGAACAAATGGACAACTTGGCCCACAGTCTGATTGTGATGTGTGACCGAGTTGGATCCATGCACAAGCTTGCGAACAAGGCCCTCTTTGAGGCTGATTTAGTCTCGGCTGAAACCGTTCTTTCCCAGATTGATTCTCTCGAGGACCTGCGCCAGGATGCGGAGCAGCGAGCCTTTGAACTGTTGGCACGCGAAGCTCCTGTAGCTGGTGACCTCCGGCAGATTGTCAGTGGTCTCTACATTGTCGAAGACATCTCCCGCATGGGCGCGTTGAGTGTGCATATTGCCAACGTTGCCCGGCGTCGCCACCCGAACAAGGCACTGCCGGAGCCCGTGGAGGGATTCTTCCGCGAGATGGCCGCGGTATCTGAGCAGATGACGCACGAAACCCGTCAGGTACTCATCGACTACAACGTTGACCAGGCATTGGCCTTAGATAAGACCGATGACAGCATCGACGACATCCATCAGCACCTGTTTACGCTGACCAACGACGATAATTGGCCACACACCCCCGCGCAGACGGTGGATGTCACCCTGCTGAGTCGCTTCTACGAGCGCTACGCGGATCACGCCGTCGAGGTTGCGGCCCGGATTGTTTACCTGGCCACCGGTTACAAGCGCGATGTCTACCTGGACAAGCTTGAGGACGAGCGCGACCAGCGCAGCTTTAACCAACGCCTGCAGGCCTTGGAGCGTCACCTGCGGATGTAG
- the dusB gene encoding tRNA dihydrouridine synthase DusB, with protein sequence MHIGPFELASPVVLAPMAGVTNVAFRTLCREQELQRTGTVSGLYVCEMVTARALVERNEKTMHMTTFAPNENPRSLQLYTTDPKWTYEAAKMIVDENLADHIDMNFGCPVPKVTRKGGGSALPYKRRLFGNIVAAAVRATEGTDIPVTVKFRVGIDDEHHTHLDAGRIAAEMGAQAVALHARTAAQRYSGHADWSQIERLKEHMVDSGFSNIPVLGNGDIFASTDARKMLDETGCDGVVVGRGCLGRPWLFAQLSAELRGKEVPPAPTFGEVAGIIRRHAELLVEHEGERKGCRDLRKHIAWYLRGYPAGGEVRKSLARVDSLATLDEILTPLYDGPSAHARPEDADGARGRQGSPAKVVLPEGWLDDPEDDTVPEGAEIMHSGG encoded by the coding sequence ATGCACATCGGCCCCTTTGAGCTCGCCTCCCCCGTGGTACTCGCTCCGATGGCCGGTGTCACCAACGTGGCATTCCGCACGCTGTGCCGCGAGCAGGAGCTGCAGCGTACAGGCACGGTCTCCGGCCTCTATGTCTGCGAGATGGTCACCGCGCGAGCACTGGTCGAGCGCAACGAGAAGACCATGCACATGACCACCTTCGCGCCCAACGAAAACCCGCGCAGCCTGCAGCTCTACACCACTGACCCAAAGTGGACCTACGAGGCCGCGAAGATGATCGTCGACGAAAACCTCGCCGACCACATCGATATGAACTTCGGCTGCCCGGTACCTAAGGTTACCCGCAAGGGCGGCGGTTCAGCACTGCCGTATAAGCGCCGCCTCTTCGGCAACATCGTCGCCGCTGCTGTCAGGGCCACGGAGGGCACCGACATTCCGGTGACCGTGAAATTCCGCGTCGGTATCGACGACGAGCACCACACGCATCTCGATGCCGGCCGCATCGCCGCCGAGATGGGTGCCCAGGCTGTGGCTCTGCACGCCCGCACCGCGGCGCAGCGCTACTCCGGTCACGCCGACTGGTCGCAAATCGAGCGATTGAAGGAGCACATGGTCGACTCCGGCTTCAGCAATATCCCGGTGCTTGGCAACGGCGACATCTTCGCCTCTACCGATGCCCGCAAAATGCTCGACGAGACCGGCTGCGACGGTGTCGTCGTCGGTCGTGGCTGCCTTGGTCGCCCGTGGCTATTCGCGCAGTTGTCCGCCGAGCTGCGTGGCAAAGAAGTGCCGCCGGCACCAACATTTGGTGAGGTCGCGGGGATTATCCGTCGTCACGCGGAACTACTCGTGGAGCACGAGGGCGAGCGTAAGGGTTGCCGCGACCTGCGCAAGCACATCGCCTGGTACCTGCGGGGATACCCGGCAGGCGGCGAGGTGCGCAAGTCTCTCGCACGCGTCGATTCGCTGGCAACGCTCGACGAGATTCTCACGCCGCTTTACGACGGCCCCAGCGCCCACGCCCGCCCGGAGGACGCCGACGGCGCCCGCGGCCGACAGGGATCCCCTGCAAAGGTGGTCTTGCCGGAGGGCTGGCTGGACGACCCGGAGGACGACACCGTGCCTGAAGGCGCGGAGATTATGCACTCCGGTGGCTAA
- a CDS encoding NUDIX hydrolase: MATPDFIVQLREKIGHAPLWLPGVTAVVIRDVPPNAPMYALPEVLLVRRSDNGEWTPVTGIIDPNEQPHDAAVREVKEETGLDVTVEALLGTGAVGPVEYPNGDVTSYVDIAMRCSVVGDDVPHVADDESTEVGWFQISQMPPMKPRFRLIVADAVAQLKHPAGFKPRMGYHKREK, encoded by the coding sequence ATGGCAACTCCGGATTTCATTGTTCAGCTCCGCGAAAAAATAGGCCACGCTCCGCTATGGCTCCCCGGTGTCACAGCTGTCGTCATTCGCGATGTTCCGCCGAATGCACCGATGTACGCCCTGCCTGAGGTATTGCTGGTTCGCCGCTCCGATAATGGGGAATGGACTCCAGTTACCGGAATCATCGACCCAAACGAGCAGCCTCACGACGCCGCCGTGCGGGAGGTAAAGGAAGAAACTGGACTCGATGTCACAGTCGAGGCCCTGCTCGGCACCGGCGCCGTCGGCCCTGTCGAATACCCCAATGGCGATGTCACCTCTTACGTGGATATCGCCATGCGCTGCAGTGTTGTTGGCGACGACGTCCCCCATGTCGCTGACGACGAATCGACCGAAGTCGGATGGTTTCAGATCTCACAGATGCCACCTATGAAGCCACGCTTCCGTCTAATAGTCGCCGATGCTGTCGCGCAGCTCAAGCACCCCGCGGGCTTCAAGCCGCGAATGGGTTACCACAAGCGGGAGAAGTAG
- a CDS encoding GNAT family N-acetyltransferase, translating into MAHTISHDEAGQRYVLTVEGEEAGFAAYTPVEGALDFDHTVVDGKFRGQGLSKPLIAGALDDVRKNNRKIRTSCSAVANFVEKNPEYQDLLVD; encoded by the coding sequence ATGGCACACACTATTTCGCATGATGAGGCCGGTCAGCGCTACGTTCTCACCGTAGAGGGAGAAGAGGCCGGTTTTGCCGCTTACACCCCGGTGGAAGGTGCCCTGGATTTTGACCACACGGTAGTAGATGGCAAATTCCGTGGACAAGGCCTGTCCAAGCCGCTTATCGCAGGTGCGCTGGATGATGTTCGGAAGAACAACCGCAAGATTCGCACCAGCTGCTCCGCTGTTGCCAACTTCGTCGAGAAAAACCCGGAATACCAGGATCTACTGGTTGACTAG
- the epsC gene encoding serine O-acetyltransferase EpsC: MSDFFRILKEDLDNARAHDPAARSDVENAIVYSGLHAIWIHRFSHRLWKRGGIFKGIARVLAQFSRWLTGIEIHPGAQIGRRFFIDHGMGIVIGETAEIGDGCMLYHGVTLGGRSLEKVKRHPTLEDNVTVGAGAKVLGPITIGAGSSIGANSVVTHSCPPDSIVIGIPGRVRPAKPGEHKPLCDPAVYVQGDGDFI, translated from the coding sequence ATGAGTGACTTTTTCCGAATCCTCAAAGAGGATCTGGACAATGCCCGTGCGCATGACCCAGCTGCGCGCAGTGATGTAGAAAATGCCATTGTCTACTCCGGCCTACACGCAATCTGGATTCACCGATTCTCGCACCGCCTCTGGAAACGAGGCGGGATTTTCAAGGGCATTGCACGAGTACTCGCACAGTTTTCCCGTTGGCTGACTGGTATTGAGATTCACCCGGGCGCTCAAATTGGCCGAAGGTTCTTCATCGACCACGGCATGGGCATCGTCATTGGTGAAACCGCAGAGATCGGTGACGGCTGCATGCTCTACCACGGTGTGACACTCGGCGGCCGCTCACTGGAGAAGGTAAAACGCCACCCAACTCTGGAGGACAACGTCACCGTCGGGGCAGGTGCGAAAGTCCTTGGCCCGATCACAATTGGTGCGGGTTCATCGATTGGCGCCAACTCCGTGGTCACCCACAGCTGCCCACCCGATTCCATCGTGATAGGGATTCCGGGCCGCGTACGCCCTGCCAAGCCCGGCGAACACAAGCCGTTGTGCGATCCGGCGGTGTACGTCCAGGGTGACGGGGACTTCATCTAG
- the cysK gene encoding cysteine synthase A: protein MTIYNDVTELIGNTPLVKLNRVTEGLPGNVIAKLEFYNPANSVKDRIGNAIIDAAERSGELNPGGTIVEGTSGNTGIALAMVGAARGYKVILTMPDTMSQERRVVLRAFGAELVLTPGADGMRGAVDKANEIVANTDNAILASQFANPANPAIHEATTGEEIWEATDGKVDYFVAGVGTGGTITGAGRTLKKHNSDIKLVAVEPKASPLLTEGTAGPHKIQGLGANFIPEVLDQELLDEIIAVTNEDAIEVSRKVAAAEGILGGISAGANIKAALEIAARPEAEGKNIVVIVPDFGERYVSSILYEDLRD, encoded by the coding sequence ATGACTATTTATAACGATGTCACTGAACTGATCGGCAACACCCCGCTGGTTAAGCTCAACCGTGTTACCGAGGGCCTGCCGGGCAACGTGATTGCCAAGCTGGAGTTTTACAACCCTGCCAACTCGGTCAAGGACCGCATCGGCAACGCAATTATCGATGCCGCCGAGCGCTCTGGCGAGCTCAATCCGGGCGGAACCATCGTCGAGGGTACCTCGGGCAACACCGGTATCGCGCTGGCAATGGTCGGCGCAGCCCGCGGTTACAAGGTCATTCTCACTATGCCGGACACCATGAGCCAGGAGCGCCGCGTCGTTCTGCGCGCATTCGGCGCTGAGCTTGTACTCACCCCGGGCGCAGATGGCATGCGCGGTGCTGTCGATAAGGCCAACGAAATCGTGGCTAACACCGACAATGCAATCCTGGCTTCCCAGTTCGCCAACCCGGCCAACCCGGCTATCCACGAGGCAACCACTGGTGAAGAAATCTGGGAAGCTACCGACGGCAAGGTTGATTACTTCGTGGCTGGAGTCGGCACCGGCGGCACCATTACCGGTGCTGGTCGCACGCTGAAGAAGCACAACTCGGACATCAAGCTGGTGGCCGTTGAGCCGAAGGCCTCCCCACTGCTGACCGAGGGCACCGCCGGCCCGCACAAGATTCAGGGCCTGGGCGCAAACTTTATCCCAGAGGTTCTCGACCAGGAGCTTCTCGACGAGATTATTGCGGTTACCAACGAGGACGCTATTGAGGTCTCCCGCAAGGTTGCTGCAGCCGAGGGCATCCTCGGCGGCATTTCCGCCGGTGCAAACATCAAGGCTGCTCTCGAGATTGCAGCCCGCCCGGAGGCTGAGGGCAAGAACATCGTCGTGATTGTCCCTGACTTCGGCGAGCGCTACGTCTCCTCCATCCTGTACGAGGACCTGCGCGACTAA